Below is a window of Methanomassiliicoccales archaeon DNA.
CGTGACATCAAAGGCCAATCTAGATTGGGCTCTGGAGGGTGCTGTAAGATCCGCATTCGGATTCGGAGGACAGAAATGCAGCGCCTCTTCGAGATTGTATGTGCAAGACGACATCTACGATGAGTTCGTGGAGAAGTTGGCGGAAAGGGTTCGGTCCTTGAAGATAGGCGACCCCTCTCAAAAGGAGAATTACCTAGGGCCAGTCATACACCAGGAGGCCTACGAGGATTTCAAGAGGTACGCGGAGATGGCCGAGCGAGATGGCGATGTGCTGGCAGGAGGGCAAGTACTGACCGATGATGGTCTCGATGGGGGATATTTCGTCCAGCCGACGGTTGTCGCCGGACTACCGGAGGATCATTATCTGATCAAGAATGAGCTGTTCCTCCCCCTCGTATGCGTGCAGAGGTTTGAGACCCTAGCGGAGGCTCTTGAAAAGGCCAATGATGTCGAGTATGGGTTGACGGCGGGTATATTCTCTGACAGCGATGAGGAAATCGAGTATTTCTTCAGGCACATCCAGGCGGGAGTTGTCTACTCGAACCGGATTCGTGGAGGATCCACTGGTGCAATGGTGGGAGGACAGCCCTTTGGAGGCTGGAAAAGCAGCGGCTCCACAGGCAAAGGAGCCGGTGGCACCCACTACCTCACACAGTTCCTGAGGGAGCAGAGCAGGACTATCTGCGATAACTGATCATGCATCAGATGATTGGAAGCATAGCGATCACGATCTCCCGTTTCTTTCATTCAACTTCACGACCTCCAAAACCTCGGAAGAGATGCCGATCCAGAGAACCTTCAATCATCTCTCGGACTGCCAGTAATCCCGGATTCTGCAGGAGTCAGTCAGTTCCGCATCAAGAAGCCTTGGGGGGAATGGGCGGAAATAAGTCTGCTTCTCTAGCCACTCGTCATCGAACCGAGCGATCCATGATTTAATTACGCCGATGCTCACGCTAAGGGGTATCCTTCCCTCCCGATAATCCATCAAGGAGTCAAGGAAGTAGCCCTTCTCCTTGGCGGTGAGCTTATCGGAGTAGTGTCCCATTGCGTGCATGAGGACGTTGATATTGGATGAACACCTTGGCCCCTTGGCCGTTGCTCTTTCAATGTGTTTCTCGTATTCTAGGAATGCCTCCCTCTCATTCATTGCCTTCCGGTTGGCCACTATCCTGCCCATCTCGCGCATCTCGCCCTGATGGTAGGACATAAGTAGCAACTTGTTACGGGCGTGGAAGTCCACTAGCGAGTCCCACCCCCTGGCTTTAGTATCCCTGAACGATGCGAGTAGGAAGAGCTTGGTGAGAAAATGCTCCGCGATCTTGAAATTAGCCAATCTGCTCTCGTCCTCGACCGCCTTGCCAGAGAATCGTCGAAGAACCGCCCCGCCGAGGAATCCCTCCCCCTTTCCTATGGGTGAGGACCTTTCCTTGATGGGGTAGATCTTTGTATCCCGGATTCCGCAGGATGGGGAACCGCTCTTCAGGAGGAACCCGTCAATCTCATCCAGGGAGTCCAAGAATTCCGCCGTGAACGCCCTTGCTTCGGAGGTAATATCTCTACCAGTAGCAGGCTGAATGAGCTGCCTTTCACCCTTATGCTGGACAACTCTAATCGGATCTCTTGGTACGCCGAGACCGATCTCCACCTCCGCGCACACAGGTATGAA
It encodes the following:
- a CDS encoding DUF1722 domain-containing protein — protein: MIGFIRPRVVVSKCLEFDHCRWNGHMIASDIVKRMREEVDFIPVCAEVEIGLGVPRDPIRVVQHKGERQLIQPATGRDITSEARAFTAEFLDSLDEIDGFLLKSGSPSCGIRDTKIYPIKERSSPIGKGEGFLGGAVLRRFSGKAVEDESRLANFKIAEHFLTKLFLLASFRDTKARGWDSLVDFHARNKLLLMSYHQGEMREMGRIVANRKAMNEREAFLEYEKHIERATAKGPRCSSNINVLMHAMGHYSDKLTAKEKGYFLDSLMDYREGRIPLSVSIGVIKSWIARFDDEWLEKQTYFRPFPPRLLDAELTDSCRIRDYWQSER